Genomic DNA from Pseudomonadota bacterium:
GAACGCCCCCAGCACCATGGCCAGGCATGCGGCCCCGCACTCCACCGCCTCCATCTGAAGCACGGTGGGCGTTCCCACCCGTCGCCGACGAGGCGCTGGGGCGGCCCCACCCGGCGGAGGCGACGACACAGTCATCAGGGAAGCACCAGATCGATGGGGCGCCTCGAACCGGTCACCACCGACCCCGTGCAGAGGGTACCGGTGCGGATGTCGAAGGGCGGCCCCTTCCGCGTCGACCACGCGTATCCGCTCGGCGTCGAGCGATCGGGCGTCAGGGACACCGTGACCTGAACAGGCGCTCGCGCCGTGAGCAGCGCCGCGGCAAGCTGGTCATTGCCGAACTTGCGTCGCAGATCTTCGACGCTCGACGGGTACTGGTTGATCTGCTCGACACGGCCGAGCATGCAGCCATACTCCTCACGCCGCGCGCTGTCAGGGAAGAGCTGCACGGGCATGCCCGGCGACACGCGCCCCGCGTCGCTGGCGGAGACATAGAGCAGTGCGACCTGGGGGCGGTCGGTGGGCTCGAGGTACAAGACCAGATCGCCCACCTGCACACGATCCCAGCGGTCGACCAGGGCCTCGACCACCTGCGCGCGGTACGGGGCCTGAATCACCCCTCGGGTCCGCGCCGCTGCTTCGACGTCGGCCCGCGCCTGGAGGTCACGCGCATTCTGGGCCTCGAGCGCGGCGCGCTCCGCCGCAGGCACCCCCGAGATGCGCTTGGTGCGTGCCTCGATCATGCCATCGAGCTCGCGGATGCGACGATAGGAGTCGCCCTCGATGACAAAGCCGACCGACTGACCCGCCTCGACGATCTCACCGCTCTTGACGAAGAGCTCGCGCAGCACGCCGGACACGGGGGAGAAGATCTTCTGCATGCCATGCCCTCGGAGGATGATGCCCGTCCCTCCGACCTTGACCGGCATGTGGGAGAACCAGCTCCAGAGGAGGGCCATGAGAACCAGCCCTGCGATGGCGAACAGGGCGAGCCAGCCTCGCGGAGCCGTCACGTGCATGAGCGAATCGATCTGATCCGGAGACGACAGGCGCTCGAACGCGACCTTGCGGAAGATGCGGCTCTGGGTGCCCGATTGGGAATCATCAGACATGTCACCATGTCGTACGATCAATCGCTGGCGTTCTCCTCTGGCAGGTTCAGCGCCCCCCGCGCCGCAGCTCGCAGCAGGCAACGGGGGAGGAAGGGGCGTGAGAAGGCAGAAGTGCGACGACCATGTCGGCCCTCTCCCCACTGAGGCGCATCGCCCTGCTGTGCGCGATGCTCCTCGCCTTGACCCCCCCGCCCTCGGCCCATGCCGAAGCCCCTACCTACTGGCCGTACCAGACGCTGACGCGTGG
This window encodes:
- a CDS encoding HlyD family efflux transporter periplasmic adaptor subunit — encoded protein: MSDDSQSGTQSRIFRKVAFERLSSPDQIDSLMHVTAPRGWLALFAIAGLVLMALLWSWFSHMPVKVGGTGIILRGHGMQKIFSPVSGVLRELFVKSGEIVEAGQSVGFVIEGDSYRRIRELDGMIEARTKRISGVPAAERAALEAQNARDLQARADVEAAARTRGVIQAPYRAQVVEALVDRWDRVQVGDLVLYLEPTDRPQVALLYVSASDAGRVSPGMPVQLFPDSARREEYGCMLGRVEQINQYPSSVEDLRRKFGNDQLAAALLTARAPVQVTVSLTPDRSTPSGYAWSTRKGPPFDIRTGTLCTGSVVTGSRRPIDLVLP